Proteins from a single region of Bacteroidales bacterium:
- a CDS encoding diacylglycerol kinase family protein, with translation MSLKKTFGNALRGLWLYISGETNNRIHLSAVVLVIAAGIILNINRVEWLFLVVAIGLVLTSEAFNFSLEKLCDEVQSAYSERIRIVKDISAGAVLIAAIISAVIGLIIFVPKVIGLLF, from the coding sequence ATGTCATTAAAAAAGACTTTTGGTAATGCTTTACGGGGTTTGTGGCTTTATATTTCAGGAGAGACCAATAACCGGATTCATTTATCGGCCGTTGTCCTTGTTATTGCCGCAGGCATTATCCTTAATATCAACCGAGTGGAATGGTTATTTTTGGTTGTTGCCATTGGATTGGTGCTCACCTCGGAGGCCTTCAATTTTTCCCTGGAAAAACTCTGTGATGAGGTTCAATCGGCGTATAGCGAACGAATAAGGATTGTCAAGGATATTTCTGCCGGTGCCGTTTTAATAGCCGCCATTATTTCTGCGGTAATCGGTTTGATTATATTTGTTCCCAAAGTGATCGGTCTGTTATTTTAG
- a CDS encoding UDP-2,3-diacylglucosamine diphosphatase: MEYGKKIYFASDFHLGARNHEESLKREKAIVRWLEEIRPQTSALYLLGDIFDFWFEYRRAVPKGFVRFLGKIAQFTDEGIPVHFFTGNHDLWIFDYLPNEVGLIIHHEPYTITVNGKKFYMAHGDGLGPGEKTFKLLKGIFHNSFAQWLFGRLHPNLGIFLAHKWSLSSRNVHGVPDEFRGEDGERLIQHARGTLEKEHYNYFIFGHRHLPIDYRLNRNSRYINLGDWIHHYTYGVFDGEKFELKQYV; encoded by the coding sequence TTGGAATACGGGAAAAAAATATATTTTGCCTCCGATTTTCATTTGGGAGCACGGAATCATGAAGAAAGCCTGAAAAGGGAGAAAGCCATCGTTCGTTGGCTTGAGGAGATACGGCCACAGACGTCAGCTTTATATCTTTTGGGAGACATTTTTGACTTTTGGTTTGAATATCGGAGAGCAGTTCCAAAGGGTTTTGTCAGGTTTTTGGGTAAGATAGCCCAGTTTACTGATGAGGGCATACCCGTTCATTTTTTTACAGGCAATCATGATCTCTGGATATTCGATTATCTTCCCAATGAAGTGGGGCTGATCATTCATCACGAGCCTTACACGATCACCGTGAACGGGAAAAAATTTTATATGGCTCATGGTGACGGGTTGGGTCCCGGGGAGAAAACATTCAAACTGCTGAAAGGAATCTTCCACAATTCCTTTGCCCAGTGGTTGTTTGGCCGGTTGCATCCCAATCTTGGAATATTCCTGGCTCATAAATGGTCGCTGAGCAGCAGAAACGTACACGGTGTGCCCGATGAATTCCGTGGGGAGGATGGTGAGAGGCTTATACAACATGCGCGAGGGACTTTGGAAAAAGAACATTATAATTATTTTATATTTGGACACAGGCACCTTCCCATTGATTACCGGTTGAACCGGAATTCCCGCTATATTAATCTTGGCGACTGGATTCACCATTATACGTACGGTGTATTTGACGGTGAAAAATTTGAATTGAAACAATATGTGTAA